GAACTTCCAGCTGAGGGATGATTTTACATTAATAATTTTAAAATCAAATGTTTAGTATTTTTTCTGCTGGGTATAGATATAGGAATGAAGAGGATTTGAAGAGGTGGGTCATTGATGAATATAACTGTAGATGTTAATGAATTGAATTCTGAATTTATTGTAAAACTAAAAGGTGAAATCGATGCATATACTGCCCCGAAATTAAGGGAATCACTATTTCCGATTTCGGAGAAGGATAATGTTTCGATTACTATTGATTTAACTGAAGTTTCTTATATGGATAGTACGGGACTTGGGGTGTTTGTCGGTGCTTTCAAAAGTGTAAGGGCACATAATGGCGAATTCACTTTAGTTGGCTTATCAGAAAGGTTACGACGTTTATTTGATATTACAGGTCTTGCAGATATCATTGATATAAAAAGTGGTACAGAGGGTGGGTTAGAATGAGTCAAGTATATGATTACATCGAAATGAAAATACCTGCAAAACCAGAATTCATCGGTGTCATTCGTTTAACGCTTTCTGGGATAGGAAGCCGGATGGGATTTGCGTATGATGAAATTGAGGATTTGAAAATCGCTACAAGTGAGGCTTGTACAAATGCGGTACAGCATGCATATAAAGATTCTGAAAAAGGTGAAGTGAAAGTAAGTTTCGGCCTTTATCCTGACCGCTTGGAGGTCATGGTTTCTGATAGTGGTAAGAGCTGTAATTTCGAAGAGGTCCGTCAAGGGATCGGACCATACGAAAATGGACAAAAAGTCGAACTTTTGAGAGAAGGAGGCTTGGGTCTTTACCTTATTGAAACTCTGATGGATGATGTGAAAATTCATCAGCATGATGGGGTTACAGTATTTATGACTAAGTTTTTAGAAGGAGAGCAGGTGGAGATGGATGCAAAAACAGTCTCAACCTAACCAGGCACAAAGAGAACAGGTAAATGAATGGATTAGGGCTTACCAGCAGAATCAAGATGAGGAAGCACAGAGCAATCTAGTCATCCATTATAAAAGTTTGGTTGAAACAATCTCCCGTAAGTATGCGAAAGGTAAATCATTCCAGGAGGATATCTCCCAAGTCGGCATGATTGGTTTGTTAGGTGCCATTCGCCGATATGATGAATCTTTCGGTAAGAGCTTTGAGGCATTTGCTGTCCCTACTATAATCGGCGAAATCAAACGGTTCCTGCGTGACAAAACATGGAGTGTCCATGTACCAAGGAGAATTAAGGAACTTGGTCCGAAAATCAGGGTGACTGTCGAGGAATTAACTACAACCCTGCATCGTTCACCAAGAATAGATGAAATAGCCGACAGTATAGGCGTGACTGAAGAAGAAGTTTTAGAGGCGATGGAAATGGGAAAAAGCTATCAAGCTTTATCCGTGGATCACTCTATTGAGGCGGATTCTGATGGGGGTACTGTCACATTGCTTGATATATTCGGGAATGTCGATGAAGGTTTTGAAAAGGTCAATCAGAGACTTGTACTTGAAAAGGTACTCCATGTGCTGAGTGACCGTGAAAAGATGATCATTCAACATACTTATTTAGAGAATTTAAGCCAGAAAGAAGCGGGCGATAAACTGGGGATTTCCCAAATGCATGTCTCAAGGCTTCAGCGCCGCGCGATCAAAAAGCTTCAAGAAGCCATTAATGCTGAAAACTCGGAGTTAATTCAGTGATCAAAGATATTCTGAGGGGAGAAAAAATAGAAGTCCTTGTCTCGCAATCGTCTAAAAACGGGATGGTTTATTGTGGTGATGATTACTTTTTTCTTCATACGAAAGAATACTTTGTCTGTGTATTGGCAGATGGTCTGGGCAGCGGGAAAAATGCTTACGATTCCTCCCATGCCGTCATCGAGGAAGTTAAACGAAATCATGAGTTGGATGTTGAATCCCTAATGGCAGTGTGCAATCAAGTTTTGGTCAATAAGCGGGGAGCAGCCGTTTCCATTTTGAAGATTTTTTATGACAAGAATGAATTTGTATACAGTTCAGTTGGTAACATCCGCTTTTTCCTGTATAACCCCAGTGACGATAAACTCGTTTACCCTTTACCTGTTACAGGGTATTTATCAGGAAGGAAACAAAAATACAGGACGCAGAGATACAAATATGAACCAAATGCAAAATTCATTCTTCATTCAGATGGTTTGGAACTTAAGGGAGCTAAATCCTTTTTGAAAAGGCTGGTCCCTATCGATAAGAACGCCCAATGCATATTAGCAAGCAGTCCATTAACTGCAGATGATACAACGTTCATTTTAGGAAGCTTACTTTCGCCGTAATTCGGAGGTAAGCTTTTTTGTATGGAATTCGCAACTTCATCCCTCATTTGCTAGACTATATATATCAGATCAAAACGTTGGAGGTAGACATAATGATCGTTGTAGAAGATACATTAAAAGAGTTGATTAAACAAATATCAAATGAGCTGACTTTAAAAAATCATCAAGTCCAAAACGTCATACAGATGCTTCAAGAGGGTAATACTGTCCCCTTTATTGCCCGGTATAGAAAAGAAATGACGGGTTCACTTGATGAAGTGCAGATTCGTTCCATTATGGAAAGGTGGAACTATCTAGAAAACCTTGGCCAGAGGAAAGCGGAAGTAACGCGTTCGATTGGTGAACAAGGGAAATTGACGGAAGAATTAACAAGACAAATCGAAAAAGCTACAAAACTGCAGGAAGTCGAGGATTTATACAGGCCGTTCAAACAAAAAAGGAGAACGAAAGCAACGGTCGCTAAAGAAAAGGGTCTTGAACCATTGGCTAATTGGCTTTTGGAATGTCAATTGCATGCTCGGGTTAGTGAAAAAGCTGCAGAATTCATATCGGCAGAAAAAGAAGTTTCATCTATTGAAGAGGCTATTGCGGGAGCGCAGGATATCATAGCTGAACATATTTCCGATGATGCAGAATTAAGGAAGTGGATAAGGGCTGAAATTTTCAAGGCTGGAAAAGTGGTTTCAACCGTGAAAAATGAAGAAAAGGATGAGAAGAAAATCTTCGAGATGTACTATGAATATGAGGAGCCGGTTCAAAGAATCGTGCCGCATCGGGTGTTGGCACTGAATAGAGGTGAAAAGGAAGAGGTTATACGAATCTCCATTCATCCTCGGACTGAAATCATCATTGGTCATCTGGAACGGAAAATCATTAAAAATAACAAATCTGAGGCCCAGGTGGTTCTTAAATCTGCGATTGAGGATGGGCTCAAACGTTTGATCATGCCTTCTGTAGAACGGGAAATCAGAAAAGAGCTGACGGAAAAAGCTGAGGATCAGGCTATCCATATTTTCTCTGAAAACCTCAGGAACCTGCTCTTGCAGCCCCCGCTTAAAGGGAAAGTGGTCCTAGCCTTAGATCCGGCATATCGGACTGGGTGTAAGTTGGCTGTCATCGATGAAACCGGAAAGGTACTCGATATCAGTGTGATCTATCCGCATCCGCCTGCTGCGAAGCTTAATGCTGCCCGTGAAAAAACGATCGAAATACTTCAGCGGTTCTCGGTTGAGATCGTGGCAATCGGCAATGGTACGGCATCGCGTGAATCAGAGCAATTCATCGCAGATACTATAAAAGAAGTGGAAGGGAATATATCATATATAATTGTTAATGAAGCGGGTGCCAGCGTTTATTCAGCCTCGGATATAGCCCGTGAAGAGTTTCCGGATCTTCAAGTAGAACAGAGAAGTGCAGTTTCGATAGGAAGAAGGCTTCAAGATCCCCTTGCTGAACTTGTTAAAATTGACCCCCAATCCGTAGGGGTAGGGCAGTATCAACATGATGTGTCCCAGAAAAAGTTAACGGAATCCCTCACCTTTGTAGTGGAAACAGCTGTTAACCAAGTGGGAGTGAATGTCAATACCGCTTCATCGTCTCTATTACAATATGTAGCTGGTTTATCAAAGTCGGTTGCTCAAAATATTGTGAAGAAAAGGGAAGAGGAAGGGAAGTTTTCAAGCAGGAAGGAATTAAAGAAAATTCCCCGGCTTGGTGCTAAAACATATGAACAATGTATAGGGTTCTTACGTATCATTAATGGAAATGAACCTTTGGATCAAACTGCGATACACCCTGAGAACTATAGTGCCGTGAATAAATTATTAAAGAAAATGGGATTTACATCTGAAGATTTAGGCAGTAACGCATTGAATGAAGAGTTAGGTAAACTGAATCCGGCTGATTTGGTCGATGAATTGGAAATTGGGGAAATTACGATTAAAGATATCATAGAAGATTTGATGAAACCGGGAAGAGATCCTCGCGATGAATTATCAAAACCACTGCTTAAGCAGGATGTACTAAAAATGGAGGATCTGCAAACTGGGATGGAATTACAAGGTACAGTGAGGAATGTTGTGGACTTCGGTGCGTTTGTGGACATCGGTGTCAAACAGGATGGACTGGTGCATATTTCTAAACTGAGCAACCGGTTTGTAAAACACCCATTGGATGTAGTTGCCGTTGGGGATGTTGTGACGGTTTGGGTCGAATTGGTTGACCCCAAAAAGCAAAGGGTATCTTTAACGATGCTCGAGCCAAAGGATCAAAACTAGCCTGTGGTAAGCTCCTTCTATATTAGAAGGAGTTTTTTTTGAAGCGATGCATTTATATTTGGAGCACAGTTGGATTTATACCCTGAGACTTTCTTTCTTTTGATAAAAAAACCAACATTGATTCAACATCTTCACTTGATAATAATCCTTTTCATAAAAGGCTTTGCGGATTTGATTCTGGAACCAATTAGGCATAGCTTTTCCTCCCTTAGTTTCCTATTGTATTATTAGTCTATGTTATAATGGGTTGTCATGTTACCAAAGAAAGGGAGGGGGAAATGGATAATCGGCAATTGCAAAAACTAGTAGAAGAAATTTCGATGAAAGACTTTAAAAAGACATTTAAACACAAAGCCATTTTTAATCCGCGTCTCCGAACAACAGGAGGACGATACTTGCTTCGTTCACACAATATAGAAATCAATAAGAAGTATCTTGATGAACGCGGTGTGGAAGAAATCATTGGAATCATTAAGCATGAATTGTGTCATTATCATTTGCACATCGAGAAGAAGGGGTACCAGCATCGTGATGCGGACTTTAAACATTTACTCAAAATAGTGGGAGCACCAAGATTTTGCGAGCCGCTGCCATCTAACCAATTAAAGAAAAAGATGAATACTATTCAATATAAATGTGAAGACTGTCAGCAGGTATATATAAGAAGAAAACGAATCGACACGACCCGTTTCGTTTGTGGTAAATGCCGTGGATCATTGATTTACCAAGGGTTTAAGGAGTGAATAACAAAATTATAAAAAAATACAAAAGAACTCTTGACTTTAAGTTGTAACCTCTTTATAATCATAAGAGTCGACAAGATAACAACTTGTCTTAACGACAAACACTAAGGTCCTTGAGCGTAAAAAAGGAACCCAATTTTCATTATTCCGCAGTAGCTCAGTGGTAGAGCATTCGGCTGTTAACCGAACGGTCGTAGGTTCGAGTCCTACCTGCGGAGCCATTTTTTTGGGGAAGTACTCAAGAGGCTGAAGAGGCGCCCCTGCTAAGGGTGTAGGTCGCGTAAGCGGCGCGAGGGTTCAAATCCCTCCTTCTCCGCCAGCTGCATATTTTATCAAGGCCCATTGGTCAAGCGGTTAAGACACCGCCCTTTCACGGCGGTAACACGGGTTCGAATCCCGTATGGGTCACTTTCTTATACATTATCATGTTGGTCCCGTGGTGTAGCGGTTAACATGCCTGCCTGTCACGCAGGAGATCGCGGGTTCGATTCCCGTCGGGACCGCCATTTTTTTTTAAAAACACTTGCTAAAATAATATTATCGTGATATAATATTATCCTGGCTGTTAATTAATAATTAGTAATTGTT
This sequence is a window from Brevibacillus sp. JNUCC-41. Protein-coding genes within it:
- a CDS encoding anti-sigma factor antagonist, coding for MNITVDVNELNSEFIVKLKGEIDAYTAPKLRESLFPISEKDNVSITIDLTEVSYMDSTGLGVFVGAFKSVRAHNGEFTLVGLSERLRRLFDITGLADIIDIKSGTEGGLE
- the rsbW gene encoding anti-sigma B factor RsbW → MSQVYDYIEMKIPAKPEFIGVIRLTLSGIGSRMGFAYDEIEDLKIATSEACTNAVQHAYKDSEKGEVKVSFGLYPDRLEVMVSDSGKSCNFEEVRQGIGPYENGQKVELLREGGLGLYLIETLMDDVKIHQHDGVTVFMTKFLEGEQVEMDAKTVST
- the sigB gene encoding RNA polymerase sigma factor SigB, whose product is MQKQSQPNQAQREQVNEWIRAYQQNQDEEAQSNLVIHYKSLVETISRKYAKGKSFQEDISQVGMIGLLGAIRRYDESFGKSFEAFAVPTIIGEIKRFLRDKTWSVHVPRRIKELGPKIRVTVEELTTTLHRSPRIDEIADSIGVTEEEVLEAMEMGKSYQALSVDHSIEADSDGGTVTLLDIFGNVDEGFEKVNQRLVLEKVLHVLSDREKMIIQHTYLENLSQKEAGDKLGISQMHVSRLQRRAIKKLQEAINAENSELIQ
- a CDS encoding PP2C family serine/threonine-protein phosphatase, with the translated sequence MIKDILRGEKIEVLVSQSSKNGMVYCGDDYFFLHTKEYFVCVLADGLGSGKNAYDSSHAVIEEVKRNHELDVESLMAVCNQVLVNKRGAAVSILKIFYDKNEFVYSSVGNIRFFLYNPSDDKLVYPLPVTGYLSGRKQKYRTQRYKYEPNAKFILHSDGLELKGAKSFLKRLVPIDKNAQCILASSPLTADDTTFILGSLLSP
- a CDS encoding Tex family protein: MIVVEDTLKELIKQISNELTLKNHQVQNVIQMLQEGNTVPFIARYRKEMTGSLDEVQIRSIMERWNYLENLGQRKAEVTRSIGEQGKLTEELTRQIEKATKLQEVEDLYRPFKQKRRTKATVAKEKGLEPLANWLLECQLHARVSEKAAEFISAEKEVSSIEEAIAGAQDIIAEHISDDAELRKWIRAEIFKAGKVVSTVKNEEKDEKKIFEMYYEYEEPVQRIVPHRVLALNRGEKEEVIRISIHPRTEIIIGHLERKIIKNNKSEAQVVLKSAIEDGLKRLIMPSVEREIRKELTEKAEDQAIHIFSENLRNLLLQPPLKGKVVLALDPAYRTGCKLAVIDETGKVLDISVIYPHPPAAKLNAAREKTIEILQRFSVEIVAIGNGTASRESEQFIADTIKEVEGNISYIIVNEAGASVYSASDIAREEFPDLQVEQRSAVSIGRRLQDPLAELVKIDPQSVGVGQYQHDVSQKKLTESLTFVVETAVNQVGVNVNTASSSLLQYVAGLSKSVAQNIVKKREEEGKFSSRKELKKIPRLGAKTYEQCIGFLRIINGNEPLDQTAIHPENYSAVNKLLKKMGFTSEDLGSNALNEELGKLNPADLVDELEIGEITIKDIIEDLMKPGRDPRDELSKPLLKQDVLKMEDLQTGMELQGTVRNVVDFGAFVDIGVKQDGLVHISKLSNRFVKHPLDVVAVGDVVTVWVELVDPKKQRVSLTMLEPKDQN
- the cmpA gene encoding cortex morphogenetic protein CmpA, which encodes MPNWFQNQIRKAFYEKDYYQVKMLNQCWFFYQKKESLRV
- a CDS encoding SprT family protein; protein product: MDNRQLQKLVEEISMKDFKKTFKHKAIFNPRLRTTGGRYLLRSHNIEINKKYLDERGVEEIIGIIKHELCHYHLHIEKKGYQHRDADFKHLLKIVGAPRFCEPLPSNQLKKKMNTIQYKCEDCQQVYIRRKRIDTTRFVCGKCRGSLIYQGFKE